CGTGCTCACCCTGGCCGATCTGAACCAGCGTCATGGACTCCTGCCCAATGCCCTGGCGGAATACAAGCGGGCCTTTGATCATTTCGAGGCGGCCGGTAACCCCGGCGAGGGCGCCCGGGTGCTGGGCTTGATGCAGAAGGCGGATCCCCAGAACGTCAACATCCGACTCAAGCATGCCGAGATCCTGTACCAGGCCGGCGACCGGGAAGGAGCACTGCAGGCATTCAACGCCCTGGCCGGTATCCTGATCGACCGTAAGGACAGCATCGCCTTTGCCCGGCTGGCCGTGAAAATGGGGCAGTTGTTCGAGGACCAGCAAGGGTTCACCGCGAGGATCATCAAGGAGAAGATTACTGCCGGCGGGGCCGAGCAGGCGGTGCAGATCCTTCAGGCGCTGCTCAGGGAGGCACCGCAGGATATCGCCTGCTGGCGGCTGGTGATCGAGGCTTGTCACCGCCTGGAGCAGTGGGAGCGCCTCAAGATGGCCTGCCGTCATCTGATCCAGCTCTACCCTTCCGACATCATGCCCCGTGAATACCTGATCCGCTGCCTACTCCGGGAAAACAGGCCCGATGAAGCCCAACGGCTGCTGTGGGAGTACGCGACACCGTTCCGGGATGCGGGCGCATACCGTATCCTGCGGGAACTCTATCAGGAGCTTGCCGCGTTGACCCCCGTTGATCCGGCACTCCTGCAGGAGCTTGCCCGGCGGTGCGAGGCTGCCGAGGAAGCCTCGCGGCTGGTCGTGCAGGAGACGCCGACGGTGGCGCCGGAGGTTTCGGCGTTTGTCGACGCAGTGGATGAAGAGGATGAATCCTTTCCGGCGTTGCCGGTCTGGGAGGATGAGCAGACACCGGAGGCTGCCGGCACCGCCGCTGCGGCGGCTGATTCGCCGTCCGAAACGGTACCTGCCGCTCCGGACGGTGGCCTGCAGCCCCCCGACGAGGAGCTGTTCGAGATCGACGTCGACCTGGAAGACGCTGATGCCGTGGACAGCCGGGCAGTTTCCGGCGAGAACTGGTTCGAGACGGTCAGCGGTATTTTCGACACCGTCAGAACCGACACCGGTGCGGTGCGGTTCGGCGGCGAGCTGGAAAATGCCGATTATCAGTCCCATTTCGACCTGGGGGTTGCCTTCCGGGAAATGGGGCTGTTCGACGATGCCATCGCCGAGTTCCGCTTGGCGGCGGCCGGTCCCGGCGCCAGGGTTCGCTGTCTGGCCATGCAGGGAGCCTGTCTGCGGGAGA
The window above is part of the Trichlorobacter ammonificans genome. Proteins encoded here:
- a CDS encoding tetratricopeptide repeat protein, which gives rise to MAKKDILIADAQKLLQKGQVDRAIKGYQEAVALDPADLRVRQRLAELLARANRLAEARAEFETVGKSLTAGGFYLKAIAVYKQLERLFPDDIEVVLTLADLNQRHGLLPNALAEYKRAFDHFEAAGNPGEGARVLGLMQKADPQNVNIRLKHAEILYQAGDREGALQAFNALAGILIDRKDSIAFARLAVKMGQLFEDQQGFTARIIKEKITAGGAEQAVQILQALLREAPQDIACWRLVIEACHRLEQWERLKMACRHLIQLYPSDIMPREYLIRCLLRENRPDEAQRLLWEYATPFRDAGAYRILRELYQELAALTPVDPALLQELARRCEAAEEASRLVVQETPTVAPEVSAFVDAVDEEDESFPALPVWEDEQTPEAAGTAAAAADSPSETVPAAPDGGLQPPDEELFEIDVDLEDADAVDSRAVSGENWFETVSGIFDTVRTDTGAVRFGGELENADYQSHFDLGVAFREMGLFDDAIAEFRLAAAGPGARVRCLAMQGACLREKGELAVAENALRALLSSPGLSVDEEVTVEYELALTLQRLGRGDESRMLLEEVERACPGFRDTALLLQDAAEGGDDASLDFSDEDLQGFDLK